One Glycine max cultivar Williams 82 chromosome 1, Glycine_max_v4.0, whole genome shotgun sequence genomic window, TCAGGAAGAGAGCTGTGCCACGCACAACTATAGGTAGTTGTAGTTCCAATAGTGTCTCTACTAACCAACCAGTCATATCTCGACTCCGCTGAATACTCACTAGAGATATAAGAGAGTGTTTGAGAGTGTGACAAGTATTcctaaaaatataatgtttttgattaaaaaattaaaataatttttattataattgtattattatttaagtaaataaaatattaatgtataaatttaaaaacattaagtggatattataatagttttaaacataaaatactaacatatttttttcttcataaatttgagaaataatgataaaataatagttatataCCATAGagactaaaatatcatttttattttttacatttttattttttctcattttattcttttatattttaaaatttttgatttCATatcctttatgtttttaaaaagagacacattttaattcttgagtctctttaaaaacataaaagatgaaattagaaattttaaaaatagaagattaaagaaaaataatagatcAAAAAAGTCAAAGGatcaaaatgatattttgaCCTAAATGCAAAAATTGAGACATTTGTTATAAATAATCAatactgttttcatttttttttcactttggttttttgttttaaaatttttaaatttatcttttatgtttttaaagagACCTATTTTAATCCTAAATCTCACAAGAAAGACTAAAATgataactttaaaaacataaagttcaaaaaaatttaaaacataaaagaacaaagtGAAAAAAGCACGAAAcaaaatgatatttataaaacatgattacattattttatcGTAAATACATAGAAATAGTGTTGtatatattatcataaatatgatgtttcattaaattaatttattgttatgaAAAGGTCAAAATAATtgcattataaatttataaaaatcataaatagttGTAAAACAGAAATGAACACAAAAcagttataaaatataaaaaaaatgagatttaaaatattatcaaatataaaGTTCTGATAAAATGCTTTTATGAAAAGTATTAATAACATTATAATGTTACAAAGAATCCTATAAAAATTGTAAGATAACAAAATGGCAACAGAAGTTAtttcagaaataaaaattaataaaataatattgtaatagTGTGAATTGTAACatgaaactaaaataattttaggaaaatgaaaaaataataaagaatactTGCATGATAAATTATactgaaacaatttttttatataataaaattaggaAATGCTAAAATCATAaagagttaaaaataatttaatataaatcttAAAAAGTCAAAATACATACGAGTCTCCGGGAGcaatttgatgtttgatttttcaaaagttgttttcttcttccatttttgttGAAGATGTGGGTAttctaaataaaacaaaatgctTCTTTATGATTTTTTCCCCCTCTTGGATCcgagtttttcatttatttgaatACTTAGGTGCCAAAGATAAAAACCTATAATTAAGGGAAAAAATCTTGTATAGTTTACCAAAGTTTGAGTAAATTAAGTGTTAagtcaaaatatatttgtatcttaaaaatgaattaggacacttaattattttgattagatgcaaaAGAATACAAAGGTTAAAAGTTGTGTTTTATGTGATATCAGAATATGCTTCGCGAGTTTGTTTCTGATGTTTCAAACGATAGTAGACTCTGAAGTCATGATTTGATACAACAGTAAAGGATAACATATAAgacttcatttaatattttgtgtctAAGATTTGTTTTGCATAGATATTCTCTTAGGATCTGTCATATACTATATATGAAGAATAATTAAAGCTCAAGTTTTGAAAATTGTCAATCACTATCAAAAGAAGCCTTTTGTTGGACAAACTTGCTCTCACACGAAAGGAAGAGATTTTTTTACTGTGGTGCTCAACCTGATAGCTAAAGAGAGTGATTTTCTAACATGAAAAGGTGTGTGCATTTAATGTAAGCATTAAATGCTCCAACGACCACAATCTTTAGACGCAAACTCAAGTGAAGAAATCTATCCATTTAAAGACAAcaaacacttgttgaagaaaaGTTATATATACCAGAAGCTTTGAAGACATAGAGCACGAACCTACATGctcattcaaattctttatgtaAAAAGTTATCTGTATATTCCTATAAATGTTTGTAAAACTCTCAAAATACGTTGAACACCTTGAGAGAAAATACTAAGTGCTAAGATTGTATATCCATCTTTAAGATGATCGAGTGTTAGTCAATATGCAAACAACAAATCTTTTGATTTGCATTAGAGTTAGCAGTGGTTTGATcgaacaaaaaatattgattgtaACAAGCTTGGTGTAGAACTTGAGCTGTAGAGCCAGATTTGACAATGATTAATACTTGTAAGTTGTTGAAGGTAGTGAAACTTGGTAGTTTGCCAACAATTGAATGCAGTCTCCGTGGTTGAGACAAACCAATATAACTCTTTGTGTCTGATCTTTACTGGTTTTCTCTTCTATGCTTTAAACTGACCcaagatttgaatttgatttttgttttaaaaaactgtgtttgttttacaaaatcTAGGTCTATCGACGGAATTCATTTGTAAAAATCTGATATCTAATTTACATGTTTTATCATCatacaataatgttgttgttcaagaaaaaggttttaaaatttctaaaatcacaattcaattccccttataatatttatctttacATCAagctaatgaaaaaaaatatcttctcACAAATTTGCATATAGCTATTAAAGTTAATTGTGAATATACCtagtccaagaaaaaaaaaaggattggcAAGCACTTAGTAAATATAAAGGGTGAATAGctttaaatgttattaatacaattaatttcttatttagttTCCTTGATGCAAAATTGACTGAGAAATGTTGAGTCTGCCATATAGCTTTGGAGTTGTGACATTAGAAACATGGTAGGAATACATATGTGAGAATTAAGAACTAACTTGCCCTTTATGCATGCCATCTAGTAAAAAGATATTGTTTAAAAATGCCTTAGACTCATGCACCTCTTGTTCATTcacaagtgtgtgtgtgtgttttggtgAAGTTGGTGTTCTTTTGACAACACTGCCTGACACGGTTGATTGAAGACCATTCAAGACATaggttttaaattttggtttttatcattttacatgCTGAACACATTTTCATAGGTGTGACATTGTATTGGATGTTTTTAGAACTAGGCATGTGTGtttagattaattttattatcttttatattttaggtGATAATCAAATATGTTTCTTAAGTTGCTTAATTGATAAGTTGTTGAAGAAATTCATGTTTTGCATAAGGTAATGGATAGTTGATCACCACAACATCGTAATAGATTTCAATGCTTATTTTTGGAGAAGGAAATCTTTGTGTCAAGATAATCAATTATCACATTTTTGTAATTGACTAAATTGCTTTTAAAACTTGAGTGACTCTTTGGTAAAAAGGTTTATGGTAAAATGAGGCAGAGATGTTAGACCAGAGatgttattatataaaataaggcaATTACAAAGAATTCAAcagataaaatgataaaatgaattcaaaCTGAAAGATAAATTGAAAAGATGCAactaattatcttattttatgcaacctacaaaataacaaaattatctgTTATTCTGTTACGTTTTCACCCCCTCAAACTTGGCGTGGGCATGCAGAGTCCAAGTTTTGTCCGTAGTGTGATAAAAGGTGCACAAGACAACGGTTTGGTGAACACATCAGCAAGCTGCAAGCGGGAAGAGACATAACAAGtgaccaacgttccttgggaAACCTTTCGCACAAAGTGATAATCCAGTTGAGCATGTTTGGTTCTAGAATGAAGCATTGGATTAACTGTCAAATGTAAAGCACTGATATTGTCCCAGAACAACGTTGGAGTATCATATAGAGGAACACCAAGATCACGAAGGAGATATGATAACCATGTGAATTCAGCTGTGGCGTAAGCCATGGCTTTGTACTCTTCCTCGACACTTGAACGAACAATAGTGGGTTGCTTCTTAACCGACCAAGAGATGCAATTTTTGCCCAAAAATGTGTAATAACTTGTAGTTGTTCTTTGAGTTTCTTGGCATCCAACCTAATTTGCGTCAACAAAGGGATATAAGTTTGTAGAGCCAGATGACAGAATTCACATCCTAAGTTGAGTTGCACCCTTAACATACTGCAAGACCCATTTCATCAACTTAAAGTGATCAGTGGATGGTGAATGCATAAATTGACAAAGATAGCTCACAGAGTAAGATCTGGTCGAGTGAAGGTGAAATATTGCAAGGCACCAGCAATCTATGAAGCACGGACGCGGCTCATCACCGGCGTGTCCCGTGTCGGACTCGCACCGGACACCCATGCGCGTACGACTCCGGTGCGACGCGGTGTCCGTCGCCGGCGCCGTCACCGGACGCGGTTGAATAGGAGGACACCTCTGGTTGGACGCGGCCCACCATGTAGACACGCGCGTCACGGCCCATTAAGAGCCttaggtttttttattatttattttaaaatgcttacaaaaaaaatacctgTTGTTCTgtgtcttctccttcttcttcccgCAAGCGCCGCCATTGCCGCATTGGTTTCCTTCCCCGCACAGGTAAGCTTTGCTTCTTATTTATCCTTTGCTTTTCCTTCCCCGcaagcttttcttttcttttcttgctgcatggttttcctttccttccccgcaagcttttcttttcttttcttgctgcCTGGTTTTCCTTCCCCGCaaactcttcttttcttttcttgctgcCATGCCTCTTATGCCTCTGGTTTTCCACTTTACTCTTTAAAAATTTACACACTCTTTCTCTTTGGCTATTACCCGCTGGATATTACAcgtttctccatttttttaattttatagtaaaAAGCAACTTTTCATCACGTgctgttttctctctctcactcacacACATAGCAGGCAAAGGCTattttctctctcacacacacatagCACGTAAAAGAAACTTTTCCCTTTTAAAtgcatttacttttattttattataaaaagcaACTTTTCATTGAAAAAACACGTAGGCCTGATGCTTTTTGGTAGTCTCTTTACTTTTGATCCCCACATGTTGCTTTCTTGATatttctattttgaatttagCTTCTCTGAATTAAAGACTCAGAGATTTAAAGAGTGACGATATTTCTAcggttaatttaaaaaaatggattatatttttaaaatgctttAATTAAAGTTAGTGATGGCCAGCTTTCTCGCTTTCCAAATCGTGTGGAGCagtgtgtgtttttttcttgGTTATATATGTGGATGGCTGCAAGGTACTGTGCGTAATTAAGTTCCTGTGCTTTAATGCTGTGAGACAAGTTGTATTGAAGCAATTTGCACATGtgttttggatatttttatttaaaaaataagttaatagtaaaattgaaaatgaatttttttgttaaatccaAAAGTTATGTAAAGATGCTCAACTTAGAATTTCTTTctaaagttaaattttaaaattaatttttcaatgtgAAAGTAAATAgtcaaatatttacttaaattcgtgttagtttatatttcaatctgattttttataatcaaacacAGATCATTAAAGTTGTCATAGagatatgttattgtataaagatCTAATACTGaatcatgattttataaaaagttaaaataattgatagtaatttatgtttttttattgtaaaggctgttttctctctctctctcacacacacatacCACTTTACAAAGGCTTATTCATTAGAATATGACATGCCAACGTCTAGGAGCTTCTAAATGCATTTACTTTTTTTGCTGTGAAATAGTCAACTtcactatttaattatttattcatcttatttcaaatttcaaacaaaccATACATGAACTATGCAGCACGAGGAACTTCTaaatctttattattctttttagttaAGCTGGAGATAAATTTGTTATGTATTTGTCATGTACATGTTTTTGGAATGTATTTATTTTCACATTCCCGGTCAACATTGATTACAAATtgctttttgttgtttgttttttatttagaaattatttacattaattttttatttttttaaattgttgtagAGATGAGTGCTTCTAGTCCTAGTCAAGCTAAAGAACAAGATGATGATACCAAACCTTTATGGACCTAtgttacaaagataaaaagtgTAGCTGGTGGTGGAAATTATGAGATAAAATGCAATATTTGTGATTTTACCTTTAATGGGTCTTACACTAGAGTGAGGGCACACTTGTTGAAGATGACAGGAAAAGGAGTTAGAGTTTGTCAAAAGGTAACAGTTGCCAAACTTATAGATTTGAAGAAGATAGACAATGAGGCTACATTGAGGGTGGAGAGGTCAAAAACAAAATCTGTGTCATTGCCTCCGGTTTCTACTCAACACCAAATGGATACAAACACTCTTGGTGTTGatccaaaaaagagaaagacatCATCTGTAGAAAATGCCTTTAATTTGCAAGCTAGAGAGACACTTGATCATGAAATTGCGAGGATGTTTTACTCTTCGGGATTGCCTTTTCATTTAGCAAGAAATCCTCATTATAGGAAGGCATTTGCCTATGCTGCCAACAATCAGATCAGTGGTTACCAACCTCCaggttataataaattaaggacAACATTACTTCAAAACGAGAGAAGACATGTGGAGAATTTGttacaaccaattaaaaatgcaTGGAGCCAGAAGGGTGTGAGCATTGTTAGTGATGGATGGAGTGACCCGCAAAGAAGATCTCTTATTAATTTCATGGTTGTCACAGAGAGTGGACCTATGTTTTTAAAGGCCATTGATTGTTCAAATGAGATCAAAGACAAGGATTTCATTGCCAAACATATGAGGGAGGTAATTATGGAGGTTGGACACTCAAATGTTGTGCAAATTGTGACGGATAATGCAGCCGTTTGTAAAGCAGCAGGTTTAATAATTGAGGCTGAGTTTCCTTCCATTTATTGGACTCCATGTGTTGTCCATACATTAAATCttgctttgaagaacatatgtgCAGCCAAGaatacagaaaaaaataatgttgcttATGAAGAATGTTCTTGGATCACCCAAATTGCGGATGATGCAATGTTTGTGAAAAACTTTGTCATGAGTCACTCTATGAGACtatcaattttcaattcattcaattCATTGAAATTGTTATCCATTGCTCCAACAAGATTTGCCTCCACTATTGTAATGCTCAAGAGATTCAAGCAATTGAAGAAAGGACTCCAAGAGATGGTCATTAGTGACCAATGGTCTTCTTATAAGGAAGATGATGTTGCAAAGGCTAAATTTGTGAAAGATACTTTGTTAGATGATAAATGGTGGGATAAGGTTGattatattctttctttcactaGCCCTATTTATGATGTTCTTAGAAGAACGGATACAGAAGCTTCATCTCTCCATCTAGTATATGAGATGTGGGATTCAATGATTGAAAAGGTGAAGAATGCCATATATCAATATGAGAGAAAGGAGGAGAGTGAAGGATCAACCTTTTATGAGGTAGTGCAATCCATATTAATTGACCGTTGGACTAAGAGTAGCACTCCTCTCCATTGTTTAGCTCATTCTTTAAATCCTA contains:
- the LOC113002410 gene encoding uncharacterized protein, producing MSASSPSQAKEQDDDTKPLWTYVTKIKSVAGGGNYEIKCNICDFTFNGSYTRVRAHLLKMTGKGVRVCQKVTVAKLIDLKKIDNEATLRVERSKTKSVSLPPVSTQHQMDTNTLGVDPKKRKTSSVENAFNLQARETLDHEIARMFYSSGLPFHLARNPHYRKAFAYAANNQISGYQPPGYNKLRTTLLQNERRHVENLLQPIKNAWSQKGVSIVSDGWSDPQRRSLINFMVVTESGPMFLKAIDCSNEIKDKDFIAKHMREVIMEVGHSNVVQIVTDNAAVCKAAGLIIEAEFPSIYWTPCVVHTLNLALKNICAAKNTEKNNVAYEECSWITQIADDAMFVKNFVMSHSMRLSIFNSFNSLKLLSIAPTRFASTIVMLKRFKQLKKGLQEMVISDQWSSYKEDDVAKAKFVKDTLLDDKWWDKVDYILSFTSPIYDVLRRTDTEASSLHLVYEMWDSMIEKVKNAIYQYERKEESEGSTFYEVVQSILIDRWTKSSTPLHCLAHSLNPRYYSHEWLSEDSNRVPPHQDMELTRERLKCFKRFFLDVDVRRKVNIEFSNFSDGREGFDDLDSLNDRGQMDPKAWWLVHGINAPILQKIALKLLAQPCSSSCCERNWSTYSFIHSLKRNKMTPHRAEDLVFVHSNLRLLSRNTPQYHQEETKMWDVAGDDFGSLDDCGILEIASLSLDEPELEGVFFNDDG